A portion of the Aphelocoma coerulescens isolate FSJ_1873_10779 chromosome 1, UR_Acoe_1.0, whole genome shotgun sequence genome contains these proteins:
- the ING4 gene encoding inhibitor of growth protein 4, with protein MAAGMYLEHYLDSIENLPFELQRNFQLMRDLDQRTEDLKSEIDKLATEYISNARTLSSEEKLGLLKQIQEAYGKCKEFGDDKVQLAMQTYEMVDKHIRRLDTDLARFEADLKEKQIESSDYDSSSSKGKKKGRAQKEKKAARARSKGKNSDEEAPKTAQKKLKLVRTSTEYGMPSVTFGNVHPSDVLDMPVDPNEPTYCLCHQVSYGEMIGCDNPDCSIEWFHFACVGLTTKPRGKWFCPRCSQERKKK; from the exons gtATTGAGAACCTGCCATTTGAATTACAGAGAAACTTCCAGCTCATGCGAGATCTGGATCAGAGGACAGAAG ACCTCAAGTCAGAGATCGATAAGTTGGCCACGGAGTATATCAGCAATGCACGGACTTTGTCTTCAGAGGAAAAACTGGGGCTTCTCAAGCAAATCCAGGAGGCCTATGGAAAGTGCAAGGAATTTGGGGACGACAAGGTTCAGCTGGCTATGCAGACCTACGAGATG GTTGATAAGCACATCCGGCGGCTGGACACAGACCTCGCTCGCTTTGAAGCAGACCTGAAGGAGAAGCAGATAGAATCGAGTGACTATGACAGTTCTTCCAGCAAGGGCAAGAAGA aGGGCCGAgcccagaaagagaaaaaagctgcCCGTGCTCGCTCTAAAGGGAAGAACTCTGATGAGGAAGCACCAAAAACTGCCCAAAAGAAATTGAAGCTCGTCCGCAC TAGCACAGAGTATGGGATGCCTTCAGTCACCTTTGGAAATGTGCACCCCTCGGATGTACTGGATATGCCCGTGGACCCCAATGAACCCACTTATTGCCTCTGCCACCAGGTCTCCTATGGGGAGATGATTGGCTGTGACAACCCAGAT TGTTCCATTGAATGGTTTCATTTTGCCTGTGTGGGTCTGACAACAAAACCAAGAGGAAAATG GTTCTGCCCTCGCTGTTCccaggagaggaagaagaagtAA